From the Paludibacterium paludis genome, one window contains:
- the phoB gene encoding phosphate regulon transcriptional regulator PhoB produces the protein MAANILLVEDEPAIQELIAFNLTQAGHHVLRASTAEAALTLVKNALPDLVLLDWMLPGISGVDIAKRLRSDERTRHVPIIMLTARSDEQDKIVGLETGADDYITKPFSPRELLARIKAVLRRRAPQMTDDAVEVQGLRLDPVTHRVTGAGVPVDLGPTEFRLLHFFMTHPERVHSRSQLLDQVWGDHVFVEERTVDVHIRRLRSALEKSGHDELIQTVRGTGYRFSTQQ, from the coding sequence ATGGCCGCAAATATTTTGCTCGTTGAGGATGAACCGGCAATCCAGGAATTGATCGCTTTCAACCTGACCCAGGCCGGCCATCACGTGCTGCGCGCCAGCACCGCCGAAGCCGCGCTGACCTTGGTCAAGAACGCCTTGCCGGACCTGGTCCTGCTGGACTGGATGCTTCCGGGCATATCGGGGGTCGACATCGCCAAGCGTCTTCGCTCCGATGAGCGCACCCGCCATGTGCCGATCATCATGCTGACGGCCCGCTCCGATGAGCAGGACAAGATCGTCGGCCTGGAAACCGGCGCGGACGATTACATCACCAAGCCGTTTTCGCCAAGGGAGCTGCTGGCCCGCATCAAGGCGGTATTGCGCCGCAGGGCGCCGCAGATGACCGACGATGCGGTCGAAGTGCAGGGGCTGCGGCTGGATCCGGTGACACATCGCGTTACCGGTGCCGGTGTGCCTGTCGATCTGGGACCGACCGAGTTCCGTCTGCTGCATTTTTTCATGACGCATCCGGAGCGCGTGCACTCCCGCTCCCAACTGCTCGATCAAGTGTGGGGGGATCACGTGTTCGTCGAGGAGCGTACGGTGGACGTGCATATCCGTCGCCTGCGCAGTGCGCTGGAAAAATCCGGCCACGATGAGCTTATTCAGACCGTGAGGGGTACCGGGTACCGTTTCTCCACCCAACAGTGA
- the yedA gene encoding drug/metabolite exporter YedA, with translation MPVSRFSLPVLASLFALYVIWGSTYFAIRIGVAQWPPLMMAGVRFLLAGALLFGWCRWRGAPWPTARQWAGSGLLGVLMPAIGNGLVTVAEKDVSSGVAALMVATVPLFTTLFARFFGQKTSFRSWVGIGLGFVGILVLNQGSNLMASPSGAILLVLACLGWALGSAISKRVPQPSGQMSSAAMMLTGGVSLLLSSAATGERLAAMPGLAGWGALLYLVVFGSIIAYTAYLYLLATVSPAVATSYAYVNPVIAVLLGMSLLGEHVGYYEWGGMLVIVTAVVLIAWKRR, from the coding sequence ATGCCCGTTAGCCGCTTCTCCCTGCCTGTTCTGGCCTCGCTTTTCGCGTTGTATGTCATCTGGGGCTCCACCTATTTTGCCATCCGCATCGGTGTTGCCCAGTGGCCGCCCTTGATGATGGCCGGTGTGCGCTTTTTGCTCGCCGGTGCCCTGCTGTTCGGCTGGTGCCGCTGGCGCGGAGCGCCGTGGCCGACCGCGCGGCAGTGGGCCGGATCGGGCCTGCTTGGCGTGCTGATGCCGGCCATCGGCAACGGTCTGGTGACGGTCGCGGAAAAAGATGTGTCCTCAGGCGTAGCGGCATTGATGGTCGCGACCGTGCCGCTGTTCACCACCCTGTTCGCCAGGTTTTTCGGCCAGAAAACCTCTTTCCGCTCCTGGGTCGGCATCGGTTTGGGGTTTGTCGGCATCCTGGTGCTCAATCAAGGGAGCAATTTGATGGCCAGCCCGTCCGGCGCCATCCTTCTGGTGTTGGCATGTCTCGGCTGGGCGCTGGGTTCGGCGATCAGCAAGCGGGTTCCCCAGCCGTCCGGCCAGATGTCCAGCGCGGCGATGATGCTGACCGGCGGAGTATCCCTGCTGCTGTCCAGCGCCGCGACCGGCGAGCGTTTGGCCGCGATGCCCGGCCTGGCGGGATGGGGGGCGCTGCTTTACCTTGTGGTATTCGGTTCGATTATCGCCTATACCGCGTATCTCTACCTTCTCGCGACGGTATCCCCCGCTGTGGCGACAAGCTACGCCTACGTCAATCCGGTGATCGCCGTGCTGCTGGGCATGTCGCTCTTGGGCGAGCATGTGGGCTACTACGAGTGGGGTGGCATGCTGGTGATTGTCACGGCGGTGGTGCTGATCGCCTGGAAGCGGCGTTGA
- a CDS encoding L-threonylcarbamoyladenylate synthase produces MSDSPVPAFRPFHRRIRLPGARLVDKARGQLRKGRVLAYSTESCFGLGCDPMNHRALARILGIKGRPNHKGMIVIASHIDQLRHLVAPLTEEAWQELMRYWPGHYTFLLPASPRVPPVLRGRHAKLAVRLTAHDEAAALCHALGSALVSTSANRAGKRSLKTARACKKAFGDRVLTLPGRIGKRRRPSTIIDFESGRVLRA; encoded by the coding sequence ATGTCCGATTCGCCCGTTCCCGCTTTCCGTCCGTTCCACCGCCGTATCCGGCTCCCCGGCGCCCGCCTGGTCGACAAGGCGCGCGGACAATTGCGCAAAGGCCGTGTGCTGGCCTATTCGACGGAATCGTGCTTCGGTTTGGGCTGTGATCCGATGAATCATCGTGCGCTGGCCCGCATTCTGGGCATCAAGGGACGGCCCAATCACAAGGGTATGATCGTTATTGCCAGCCATATCGATCAGCTGCGCCATCTTGTCGCTCCGCTGACAGAGGAGGCATGGCAGGAACTTATGCGCTACTGGCCGGGTCATTACACTTTTTTGCTTCCCGCGTCGCCGCGCGTGCCGCCGGTTTTGCGGGGTCGGCATGCCAAGCTTGCCGTGCGCCTGACCGCGCATGACGAGGCAGCGGCCTTGTGTCATGCCCTCGGGTCGGCGCTGGTGTCCACCTCCGCCAACCGGGCCGGAAAGCGCTCCCTCAAGACCGCTCGCGCGTGCAAGAAGGCCTTCGGCGATCGCGTATTGACCCTGCCGGGCCGCATCGGAAAGCGACGCCGCCCGTCGACCATCATCGATTTCGAGAGCGGCCGCGTGCTGCGGGCGTAA
- a CDS encoding glycosyltransferase family 2 protein, with protein MLPTVSLVLTTYNDKPYIDQAIQSVLSQSHTDFECIIIDDGSTDGTAEICRKYADTDPRIRVITQSNSGASAARNVGIGEARGTWLAFVDSDDILHPDFISDCLYACMHNPCDLVICEAVVFADGSAPDFPETADTEMENEEAPAALRKLLEGEYIPNVWARLYRRECLAGTGFPLELVVGEDMEFSVRLMLRLSRVCHVNLPRYAYRKRDGSVLSRFKPELLSNRLSFCRAIQTTLGPSATREPLSRSLQIMAATHLGYYGMKDMVRSGVMNEAWLFAMRDCLSREFDISAKQLPALGLPTRREKWLKFALGPCWLAKLFLKYQIRKHKRDANR; from the coding sequence ATGCTACCGACCGTTTCTCTCGTACTTACGACCTATAACGACAAGCCTTATATCGACCAGGCCATCCAGTCCGTGCTTTCTCAAAGCCATACGGATTTCGAATGTATCATCATTGACGATGGCAGTACCGATGGGACCGCGGAGATTTGCCGCAAGTACGCCGACACCGATCCTCGAATTCGTGTGATCACCCAGTCTAACAGCGGAGCAAGCGCGGCACGGAATGTCGGTATTGGCGAGGCAAGGGGAACATGGCTGGCCTTTGTCGACAGCGATGACATCCTCCACCCCGACTTCATCTCGGACTGCCTGTATGCCTGCATGCATAACCCTTGTGATCTTGTTATTTGCGAGGCGGTTGTCTTTGCGGATGGCTCCGCGCCTGATTTCCCTGAAACAGCGGATACGGAAATGGAAAACGAGGAGGCACCTGCGGCGTTGCGAAAACTGTTGGAGGGTGAGTACATTCCCAACGTCTGGGCACGGTTGTATCGGCGAGAATGCCTTGCTGGTACCGGTTTTCCACTCGAACTGGTGGTCGGCGAAGATATGGAATTCAGCGTCCGGCTGATGCTTCGGCTAAGCCGGGTCTGCCATGTCAACTTGCCAAGATACGCTTACCGAAAACGTGACGGCTCGGTGTTGTCCCGTTTCAAGCCGGAACTGCTCAGCAATCGCCTATCGTTTTGTCGCGCCATACAGACAACGCTGGGGCCTAGCGCCACGCGAGAGCCTCTTTCACGGTCTCTGCAGATCATGGCGGCCACGCATCTTGGTTACTACGGGATGAAAGACATGGTGAGAAGCGGAGTCATGAACGAAGCATGGCTTTTCGCCATGCGGGATTGTCTGTCACGGGAATTCGACATTTCAGCGAAGCAGCTGCCGGCACTTGGCCTGCCTACCCGGCGGGAAAAATGGCTGAAATTCGCTCTTGGTCCCTGCTGGCTTGCCAAACTCTTCCTGAAGTATCAGATCCGCAAGCACAAGCGCGACGCGAACCGTTAA
- the tolQ gene encoding protein TolQ, producing MQQISILSLVMDASLMVQLVMAGLVLMSVMSWAVIIKKIAILGSARRNSEEFERTFWGGADLNRLYEDVTRRQDSMGMERIFQSGFAEFLKLRGRNGAELSDIMDGSRRAMRAAAQRELDSLDRHTSFLATVGSVSPYIGLFGTVWGIMHAFIGLGNAGQATLSTVAPGIAEALIATAIGLFAAIPAYVAYNRFATDVDRLAVRYDTFMEEFSNILQRLATR from the coding sequence GTGCAGCAGATTTCTATTCTGAGCCTGGTGATGGATGCCAGCCTGATGGTGCAGTTGGTGATGGCCGGCCTGGTGCTGATGTCGGTTATGTCCTGGGCCGTGATCATCAAGAAAATCGCCATTCTGGGTTCGGCGAGGCGCAACAGCGAGGAATTCGAGCGGACTTTCTGGGGCGGGGCGGACCTGAACCGTCTCTATGAGGATGTGACGCGGCGGCAGGATTCGATGGGCATGGAGCGCATTTTCCAGTCGGGGTTCGCCGAGTTCCTCAAGCTGCGCGGACGCAACGGCGCCGAGCTCTCCGATATCATGGACGGATCGCGCCGGGCGATGCGGGCCGCGGCCCAGCGCGAGCTGGACTCGCTTGACCGGCATACCTCGTTTCTGGCGACGGTCGGCTCGGTCAGCCCCTATATCGGTCTGTTCGGCACGGTATGGGGCATCATGCACGCCTTCATCGGCCTGGGCAATGCGGGGCAGGCCACCCTGTCCACGGTGGCGCCCGGGATCGCCGAAGCGCTGATCGCGACGGCCATCGGCCTTTTCGCCGCCATTCCGGCATACGTTGCCTACAACCGTTTCGCCACGGATGTCGACCGCCTGGCGGTCAGGTATGATACATTCATGGAAGAGTTTTCCAATATCCTCCAGCGTCTCGCCACTCGCTGA
- the dusB gene encoding tRNA dihydrouridine synthase DusB — protein sequence MQIGPYTLKNRLVVAPMAGVTDRPFRMLCKRMGAGMAVSEMITSNKALWGTAKTLRRADHQGEAEPISVQIAGADPEQMALAARVNVEQGAQIIDINMGCPAKKVCNVAAGSALLRDEALVGRILEAVVKAVDVPVTLKTRTGWSRDNRNALRIAKLAESCGIAALALHGRTREDLYRGDAEYDTIRQVKAALTIPVIANGDIDSPAKARHVLDATGADAIMIGRAAQGRPWIFREIQHYLDTGETLPAPKIAEVREVLLDHLDELYAFYGEYSGCRVARKHIAWYTKGLRGSNDFRQTMYALESTTGQKAAVALYLDRLAEASERLEYIEADENDNHAE from the coding sequence ATGCAGATCGGTCCGTACACCCTGAAAAACCGGCTAGTCGTCGCACCTATGGCCGGGGTAACCGATCGCCCGTTCCGCATGTTGTGCAAACGCATGGGCGCCGGCATGGCCGTGTCGGAGATGATCACCTCCAACAAGGCGCTGTGGGGCACTGCGAAAACCCTGCGCCGTGCCGATCACCAGGGCGAGGCGGAGCCGATCTCAGTGCAGATCGCCGGCGCCGATCCGGAGCAGATGGCGCTGGCGGCGCGCGTCAATGTCGAGCAGGGCGCGCAGATCATCGATATCAACATGGGCTGTCCGGCCAAGAAGGTGTGCAATGTCGCCGCCGGTTCCGCGCTGTTGCGCGACGAGGCGCTGGTGGGGCGCATCCTCGAGGCCGTGGTGAAGGCGGTCGACGTTCCCGTGACGCTCAAGACCCGTACTGGCTGGAGCCGCGACAACCGCAATGCGTTGAGGATCGCGAAGCTGGCCGAGTCGTGCGGAATCGCCGCGCTGGCGCTGCACGGCCGTACGCGGGAAGACCTGTACCGGGGCGACGCGGAGTACGACACCATCCGCCAGGTCAAGGCGGCGCTGACGATTCCGGTGATCGCCAATGGCGATATCGATTCGCCGGCCAAGGCGCGCCATGTGCTCGATGCCACCGGCGCCGACGCGATCATGATCGGCCGGGCGGCTCAGGGCCGGCCGTGGATTTTTCGGGAAATCCAGCATTACCTGGATACCGGGGAGACCTTGCCGGCGCCGAAGATCGCCGAGGTGAGGGAGGTCCTGCTCGATCATCTGGACGAGCTTTACGCGTTCTACGGGGAATATTCCGGATGTCGCGTGGCGCGCAAGCATATCGCCTGGTACACCAAGGGTTTGCGAGGGTCCAACGACTTTCGGCAGACCATGTACGCGCTTGAAAGTACGACCGGCCAGAAGGCGGCGGTCGCCCTGTATCTTGATCGACTGGCCGAAGCGTCCGAACGGCTGGAATATATCGAGGCTGACGAGAATGACAACCATGCAGAATAA
- the purH gene encoding bifunctional phosphoribosylaminoimidazolecarboxamide formyltransferase/IMP cyclohydrolase, with product MTKIERALISVSDKTGIVEFARALAESGVEILSTGGTAKLLVDAGLAVTEVSDYTGFPEMLDGRVKTLHPKVHGGILGRRDVAEHVETMKRHDIGNIDLVCVNLYPFEATIANPDCSLEEAIENIDIGGPAMVRSAAKNWAHVAIVTDAADYPKLIGELRDGGGALSRATRFELAKKAFTHTSAYDGAISNYLTSLTPESLSGQPERQVFPARLNMQFIKVQDMRYGENPHQAAAFYRDLDPAAGAIAHYRQLQGKELSYNNIADADAAWEAVKTFDDTACVIVKHANPCGVAVAGSTLEAYRLAFATDTTSAFGGIIAFNREVDLETVEAVTGQFLEVLIAPSFSADAKTAIAAKKNVRVLEIPLDTGANRFELKRVGGGVLVQTPDVRNVTMDELKVVTRRAPTPAEMADLLFAWRVAKFVKSNAIVFARNGQTAGIGAGQMSRVDSTRIASRKAADAGLSLAGAVASSDAFFPFRDGIDVIAEQGIRAIIQPGGSMRDEEVVAAADEHGIAMVLTGCRHFRH from the coding sequence ATGACCAAGATCGAACGAGCGCTGATCAGCGTTTCCGACAAAACCGGAATAGTCGAGTTTGCCAGAGCCCTTGCCGAGAGCGGCGTGGAGATCCTGTCGACGGGGGGAACCGCGAAACTGCTGGTCGACGCCGGCCTGGCCGTGACCGAAGTGTCCGATTACACCGGTTTTCCGGAAATGCTCGACGGGCGCGTCAAGACTCTGCATCCCAAAGTGCACGGCGGCATTCTCGGCCGCCGCGATGTGGCCGAGCATGTCGAAACCATGAAGCGCCATGATATCGGCAATATCGACCTGGTCTGCGTCAATCTTTATCCGTTCGAGGCCACGATCGCCAATCCCGACTGTTCCCTCGAGGAGGCTATCGAGAACATCGATATCGGCGGTCCGGCCATGGTGCGTTCCGCCGCCAAGAACTGGGCGCATGTGGCCATCGTCACCGATGCCGCCGACTACCCGAAGCTGATCGGCGAGTTGCGCGACGGTGGCGGCGCCCTGTCCCGCGCCACCCGTTTCGAATTGGCGAAAAAGGCCTTCACGCATACGTCTGCCTACGATGGCGCGATTTCCAACTATCTCACATCGCTGACACCGGAGAGCCTGTCCGGGCAGCCCGAGCGCCAGGTGTTCCCCGCACGGCTCAACATGCAGTTCATCAAGGTTCAGGACATGCGCTACGGGGAAAACCCGCATCAGGCCGCGGCGTTCTACCGGGACCTGGATCCGGCCGCCGGCGCCATCGCGCATTATCGCCAGTTGCAGGGCAAGGAATTGTCCTACAACAATATCGCCGATGCCGACGCGGCATGGGAGGCCGTGAAAACTTTCGACGATACGGCCTGCGTGATCGTCAAGCATGCCAATCCGTGCGGTGTGGCCGTGGCCGGTTCGACGCTGGAGGCCTACCGTCTGGCGTTCGCCACCGACACCACCTCGGCGTTCGGCGGCATCATCGCTTTCAACCGCGAGGTCGATCTTGAAACGGTCGAGGCCGTGACCGGCCAGTTCCTCGAAGTGTTGATCGCGCCGTCCTTCTCCGCGGATGCCAAAACCGCCATCGCCGCCAAGAAAAACGTCCGGGTGCTGGAAATCCCGCTCGATACCGGCGCCAACCGCTTCGAGTTGAAGCGCGTCGGCGGCGGGGTGCTGGTGCAGACACCGGATGTTCGCAACGTTACGATGGATGAACTGAAAGTCGTGACGCGCCGCGCGCCGACACCGGCGGAGATGGCCGATCTTCTGTTCGCCTGGCGCGTGGCGAAGTTCGTCAAGTCCAATGCGATCGTGTTCGCCCGCAACGGGCAGACGGCCGGTATCGGCGCAGGGCAGATGAGCCGCGTCGATTCGACGCGGATCGCGTCGCGCAAGGCGGCCGATGCCGGTTTGTCCCTGGCCGGCGCGGTGGCGTCGTCCGATGCCTTCTTCCCGTTCCGCGATGGCATCGATGTGATCGCCGAACAGGGTATCCGCGCCATCATCCAGCCTGGCGGTTCGATGCGCGATGAAGAAGTGGTGGCGGCGGCGGACGAGCATGGCATCGCCATGGTATTGACCGGTTGCCGTCATTTCCGCCATTGA
- the gap gene encoding type I glyceraldehyde-3-phosphate dehydrogenase, translating to MSLKLAINGYGRIGRMVLRAWQERFADRGIEIVAINDPAEPELHAHLTRFDSVHGPFRADVSLGDGTLNVNGHAIRLLSIRNPAELPWRELGVDVVLECSGVFNSREKASRHLEAGAPRVLISAPSDDADATIVYGVNHELLNGGMTLVSNASCTTNCLAPLVKPLNDSIGILRGLMTTVHAYTNDQVLLDTDHSDLRRARAATVSMIPTKTGAAKAVGLVLPELAGKLDGFAVRVPVSNVSLVDLTFSAARETSVAEVNEIVTKAAKGPLAGVLEVNTLPLVSHDFLHNPASSVFDATLTRVIGGTEVKVLAWYDNEWGFANRMLDTTLAWVERL from the coding sequence ATGTCTCTCAAGCTCGCCATCAATGGTTACGGCCGGATCGGCCGCATGGTTCTGCGTGCCTGGCAGGAGCGGTTCGCCGATCGCGGTATCGAGATCGTCGCGATCAACGACCCGGCCGAGCCGGAGCTGCATGCGCATCTCACCCGTTTCGACAGTGTCCATGGTCCGTTCCGCGCGGACGTTTCATTGGGAGACGGCACCCTGAATGTGAACGGCCACGCCATCCGGCTGTTGTCGATCCGCAATCCCGCCGAGTTGCCATGGCGCGAACTCGGCGTGGACGTGGTGCTTGAATGCAGCGGCGTGTTCAACTCCCGCGAGAAGGCCTCCCGCCACCTGGAGGCTGGCGCGCCGCGCGTGCTGATCTCCGCGCCGTCCGATGATGCCGACGCGACCATCGTCTATGGCGTCAATCACGAATTGCTCAATGGCGGCATGACGCTGGTGTCCAATGCGTCGTGCACCACCAACTGTCTGGCTCCGCTGGTCAAACCGCTTAATGACTCCATCGGGATCCTGCGTGGCCTGATGACCACGGTGCACGCGTATACCAATGACCAGGTGCTGCTCGATACCGATCACAGCGACCTGCGGCGCGCGCGCGCGGCCACGGTGTCGATGATCCCGACCAAGACCGGAGCGGCCAAGGCCGTGGGATTGGTGCTGCCCGAGCTCGCCGGCAAGCTGGACGGTTTCGCGGTGCGCGTGCCGGTAAGCAATGTCTCGCTGGTCGATCTGACCTTCAGCGCGGCGCGCGAGACGAGTGTCGCCGAGGTCAACGAGATCGTGACGAAGGCGGCGAAAGGGCCATTGGCCGGGGTGCTCGAGGTCAATACCCTGCCGCTGGTGTCGCACGATTTCCTGCATAACCCGGCCTCCAGCGTGTTCGACGCGACGCTGACCCGCGTGATCGGCGGCACGGAGGTCAAGGTGCTGGCCTGGTACGACAACGAATGGGGCTTCGCCAACCGGATGCTGGACACCACGCTGGCGTGGGTCGAGCGGCTGTAA
- a CDS encoding Lrp/AsnC family transcriptional regulator: protein MDRYDKKILQALHENARISFAELARRVNLSAPAVADRVEKLERAGVITGYHAAVDPARIGYPIQCLIELTAKHLDYFAVIEEVRSMHQIVECFSVTGSTGLMVRVVVDSMPSLQALIARLMQFGDTKTSIVIDMPVTPRLPPLPGGE from the coding sequence ATGGATCGTTACGATAAGAAAATCTTGCAAGCGCTGCATGAGAACGCCCGCATCAGCTTCGCCGAACTCGCCCGCCGCGTGAACCTGTCGGCCCCGGCCGTCGCCGACCGGGTGGAAAAACTTGAACGCGCGGGGGTCATCACCGGTTATCACGCGGCGGTCGATCCGGCTCGCATCGGCTACCCGATCCAGTGCCTGATCGAGTTGACCGCCAAGCATCTCGATTATTTCGCGGTGATCGAGGAGGTCCGGAGCATGCATCAGATCGTTGAATGTTTTTCGGTCACCGGTTCGACCGGACTGATGGTGCGGGTGGTGGTCGACAGCATGCCGTCGCTCCAGGCGCTCATCGCGCGGCTCATGCAATTCGGCGATACCAAAACCTCGATCGTCATCGACATGCCGGTCACACCGCGCCTTCCTCCCCTGCCGGGAGGCGAGTAG
- the purD gene encoding phosphoribosylamine--glycine ligase has product MKVMVIGSGGREHALAWRIAKSRRVSRVFVAPGNAGTALNPDLTNVPVTDIGELVAFARAEKIELTVVGPEAPLAAGVVDAFRQAGLKIFGPTRYAAQLESSKDFAKDFMVRHGIPTAQYRTFSDAAAAHAWVAERGAPIVIKADGLAAGKGVVVAMSEEEAHQAIDMMLVGNRMGEAGARVVIEDYLQGEEASFIVMVDGEHVLPMATSQDHKRLLDQDRGPNTGGMGAYSPAPVVTPEVHARVMREIIMPTVRGMKADGHPYTGFLYAGLMIDAEGRPRTIEFNCRFGDPETQPIMARLKSDFTVLLEHGVNGSLDKVEAEWDRRVALGVVLAASGYPEDPRKGDLIAPLPADTDDAMVFHAGTRLDEAGQLVTSGGRVLCAVGLGDSVRMAQSRAYALADRIHFDGMQMRRDIGARGLVKRG; this is encoded by the coding sequence ATGAAAGTGATGGTAATTGGCAGCGGAGGACGCGAGCATGCCCTGGCCTGGCGTATCGCCAAATCGCGCCGGGTGTCGCGGGTTTTTGTCGCGCCCGGCAACGCCGGCACGGCGCTGAACCCCGACCTGACCAACGTTCCGGTGACCGATATCGGGGAGCTGGTCGCATTCGCCCGTGCCGAGAAAATCGAATTGACCGTGGTGGGTCCCGAAGCGCCGCTGGCGGCGGGGGTGGTCGACGCCTTCCGTCAGGCCGGCCTGAAGATTTTCGGGCCGACGCGCTACGCCGCCCAGCTGGAAAGCTCGAAGGATTTCGCGAAGGACTTCATGGTGCGCCACGGCATCCCGACGGCGCAGTACCGGACCTTTTCCGATGCCGCCGCCGCTCATGCCTGGGTGGCCGAGCGCGGGGCGCCCATCGTCATCAAGGCCGATGGCCTCGCCGCCGGCAAGGGGGTGGTGGTGGCGATGTCCGAAGAGGAAGCCCACCAGGCCATCGACATGATGCTGGTCGGCAACCGGATGGGGGAAGCCGGCGCCCGTGTCGTCATCGAGGACTATCTTCAAGGCGAGGAAGCGAGCTTCATCGTCATGGTCGATGGCGAGCATGTGCTGCCCATGGCGACGAGCCAGGACCACAAGCGCTTGCTGGATCAGGATCGCGGTCCGAATACCGGGGGCATGGGGGCGTATAGCCCGGCTCCGGTCGTGACCCCGGAGGTGCACGCCAGGGTGATGCGGGAAATCATCATGCCCACGGTGCGTGGCATGAAGGCGGACGGTCACCCTTACACCGGATTCCTCTACGCTGGACTGATGATCGATGCCGAGGGCCGGCCCCGGACGATCGAGTTCAACTGCCGATTCGGCGATCCGGAAACCCAGCCCATCATGGCGCGCCTGAAGTCGGATTTCACCGTGCTGCTCGAGCACGGGGTCAATGGCTCGCTGGACAAGGTCGAAGCGGAATGGGACCGGCGCGTTGCATTGGGTGTGGTGCTGGCGGCGTCGGGTTATCCGGAGGATCCACGCAAGGGGGATCTGATCGCCCCCTTGCCGGCCGACACCGATGACGCGATGGTGTTCCATGCCGGCACCCGGCTCGACGAGGCGGGGCAACTCGTGACCAGCGGCGGCCGCGTGCTGTGCGCGGTGGGACTGGGCGACAGTGTGCGCATGGCGCAGTCGCGCGCTTACGCTCTGGCCGACCGCATCCATTTTGACGGCATGCAAATGCGCCGCGATATCGGCGCCAGAGGGCTCGTCAAGCGGGGGTGA
- a CDS encoding helix-turn-helix domain-containing protein, with protein MQNNEHISQSVRLAMEQYFRDLDGETPSSIYDMVLACVEKPLIEVVLVHTQGNQTRAAELLGLNRNTLRKKMKSYDLI; from the coding sequence ATGCAGAATAACGAACATATTTCCCAGTCGGTCCGGCTGGCCATGGAGCAGTATTTCAGGGATCTGGACGGGGAAACGCCCTCGTCGATCTACGACATGGTGTTAGCCTGCGTGGAGAAGCCGCTGATAGAAGTCGTGCTGGTCCATACCCAGGGAAACCAGACAAGAGCCGCGGAGTTACTGGGACTGAACCGGAACACTCTGCGGAAAAAAATGAAATCCTATGATTTGATTTGA